The Marinomonas profundi DNA segment CCTGTTATTTGGCGCTTCCCCAGCCATTGACGAAAGCTTTTTACCGAAAAAGCCAGACAGCCTAACCGAACTTGAAAAACGCACTTGGTTTGGCCCAAAAGCCACCTCACTTCGCATGAGTGATCTTGGTTATCAAAACAAAGCCCAAGCGGATTTATATGTGTGTTACAACGAGGTTGAAACTTACATAAGTACCATTAAAAAAGCATTGCGAACGCCTTATCAACGCTACCAAGACATAGGCGTCAAAGTGGATGGCCAATATCGCCAGCTAAACAACAATTTATTGCAGATTGAAAACGAATATTACAGCGACATTCGTCCTAAACGTGTCACCCAGTCTGGGGAACACCCAAGTGCAGCTCTGCAAGCCAGAGGCGTCGAATATATTGAAGTTCGTATTATGGACTTAGACCCAAGCTCTTCCATTGGCATGCAGTCTTCCACCTTATATTTTATCGATGTGTTCTTGCTTTACTGCATGTTACGTGGCGATGAACATTTAGGCAGCGCGGAATGCAGCCAACTGCGCAAGATGCAACAAGAAATCGCATCCCATGGTCGTGATTTAGACATGGATTTCGATTTTGGCCAAGGCCCAACCAAACTTCGCAGTAAAGCGGAAAGCATGCTTAATGAATTGACTCAAGTCGCTGATTTTTTATCGGACAAAACCGGAAATCCTGCTTATCAGCACGCGGTAGCAACCCAGAAAGAAAAACTCAACGATGAGACTCTATTACCTTCTGCACAGCTATTAGAGCGCTGTAAAGCACAACAAGGTTTCCAAAATGCCATGCTGGCTTTATCGAAAGAACAGCAAGCCCAATGGATGGCCTGCCCGCTAACGGAAGAACTCACTGGTACATTTATGGAAAAAGCAGAGCGTTCATTACGCGATCAAGAAGCCATTGAAGCCGCCGATGAAGTAGACTTCGATACCTTTTTAGCCGCCTATTTGACACCACAATAAGCGCTATCCGGTCATTCGAAAATGACCTAAGAGGAAACAGAATAAAACCTCACCCCCCACGACATCACTCCTCAAGCAAGGCTGAATTACAATTAATACTTGTATCAAGAGCAAAACAAGAATAGGGTAATAAACAGACAGAGGGCAACGGATTTGCCTACGCCTCCAGGACGGAGGCTCTGTCACTTTTTAGGACGATTCCGTGGCTGCAGGGATGCAGCGAAAACTTTTCAAAGTTCCCCTTCTTACTTTCACATCTATTACAACGGCAAGCTTTTACACTCCAAAACAAAGATTTTTATCTTGCCCATTCTTCGTATAGCATGACCTGCTATCAAGCAGTTAAAACCATCACATTTGGCTTGGCAGAATAACAACTAATACTTGTATAAAAGTTAATACCATCCCATTTGATCCAATTCGGCTCAATCAAAAAACCTACCATCATTGGTCTAGTAAAATAAAATGACAATGAATACTTGTATCAAAAGCAAAACAGGAATAGGGTAATAAACAGACAGAGGGCAAACGGATTTGCCTACGCCTCCAGGACGGAGGCTCTGTCACTTTTTAGGATGATTCCGTGGCTGCAGGGATGCAGCGAAAAACCTTTCAAAGTTCCCCTTCTTACTTTCACATCTATTACAACGGCAAGCTTTGTTCAATCGATTATTCTCCCCTGCATGATGGGGACGTTTTAAGCTTTATCACTTTCGTGGATACGGTTTTATGATTTCTTTTCAATGCAAATACTTGTAACGTATCTGCTTTTCTTGCCTGTTAGGAAGACCATGACAAATGTCACCATTTTAGTCGATGTGCAAAACGTCTATTACACCACCAAGCACACGTTTGGACGCTCTTTTGATTACAACCTATTTTGGCAGCAGGCCACAGAAGGTCGTCATCTGGTCAAAGCCATTGCTTACGCCATAGACAGAGGCGACGAAAAACAACGCCAATTTCAAAACATTCTACGAGCCATAGGCTTCGAAGTGAAACTAAAACCCTTTATTCAACGCGCTGATGGCTCCGCCAAGGGCGATTGGGACGTGGGTATTGCCATTGACGGCATAGAATATGGCAAAGACAGTGATGTACTGGTTTTGGTGTCTGGCGATGGCGACTTTGATATTCTCGCGAAAACCCTAAGCGGCAAATACCAAACCCAGGTTGAAGTTTATGGTGTCGAAGCACTCACTGCACAATCGCTAATCCAAGCGTCCGACGTATTTATTCCGATCGATAACAAATTGTTACTAAAATAAATCTATCTTGTCTATATTTTTAAGAGAGAATATGGCGGTTTAAAAATACCGCTCATTAACTTATAGACATTTTTATAGGTATTAAGAAGTAGCTTGATGACAATACACACAAACTCACTATTAGAAGCAAGAGACACACTACACAAGTGGCTAAGTCTCGTGACAGGGGTCATTATGATCTTTTTCTGCTTCTTTAATATCGTCTTGCTAAAGCAACTATCAATTGGAATCCTAGAGGCTGTTTTTGGGCTGTTAAACTTGGGTATTTTTTACTTAGCCTATCAGGGTAAAACAAAGCCGTGGCACAAATGCCTGTTGCTTGGGTCCATTACCATCACGGTGCTTTACCCTTTTTACCTCGCTGATTTAAGAGCCGGTTCCATCTACTGGCTACTGTTGCTGCCGCCCTTATATTGCCTACTCGTTGGAGCAAAACGAGGACTATTTTGCACTATCCTCCTGTCATTTCCGGTGCTTATCTTGTTATTTATAAAATCCGACAGCGAGAGTTATTTTTCTTATCGATCCGTGATCAACTTCGTCCTAGCCTATTTTTTGTCCTACGCTATTTGTTACCTATACGAGACACAATACGACAAAAACAGCCAGCGTCTTCAAGAGATGGCATTTCGAGACCCGCTTACTGGCGCTAAAAACCGTCACTCTCTCAAACTGTTTTTTGACGGCTTTAATAAAAAACCATTAGACCCATTCCAACAAGAGGAAGAAGAGACCCGCCTGCTTATTATCGATATTGATTACTTCAAGAGTGTCAATGATGAGTTTGGTCATGACGCTGGCGACGCCATATTGATTGAAATGACAGAATTGCTGCAATACCACACAGATAACCAACATGTTTATCGCATTGGTGGTGAAGAATTCCTAATTGTTCTGGAGCAGTATTGTCAAAAGCAAGCGTATAACTTTGCCGAATCCATCCGTCAAAACATTGAAAACACTATTTTTAGAACACACCAACAAAACATCAAAATCACCGTCAGTATTGGTATCGCCCAGCTGATCAAAGGACAATCTTTTAGAGAGTTTTTACGCGTCGCCGATAAAAACCTTTACTCAGCAAAGAATCAAGGGCGTAATTTAGTTCACTATGGTGCTATGAGTGTGACCGAGGTAATCTAGGCACACGGAAAAACACCTTAATATTGCACCCATTGCTTTATAAGCGAGTCTGCCAATGAACGCTCAGCGCTACCCGCAAACCTCCGTTTCCCCAGAGACGTTACACAAATGGCTGAGCGCCCTACTCTGCGTTTTAAACAGCGTTTATTTTTTGCTCAACATGCTGCTAGTGCAGAAGTTAGGACTAGGCGGCATTCAGCTGATTTCGGCATTTTTTGGTGGCTATTGTTTTTTTGCGTCATTAAAAGGGCAATACCAACCTTGGCACAGCTATACCCTAATGACGATTTTAAGCGTCAATATTTTAGCCTCTGCGTCTATTATGGAGCTTGTCGCCGGGGCGATTTTTTGGAGCCTTGCCCTGCCGATTTGGTATTACAGTCTGTTCGGCTTAAAAAAAGGCATTTGCTTCAGTGCCGTGGTGATGGTGTCAACTGCAACCATACTATTCTTGCGCACCGACACCAGCCTTTTTATGCCCTATCGAACAGTGTTTAACTTCACCCTAGCTTACCTTTCGATTTGGTTGGTATGCCATCTTTATGAAGTACAGCGCCAAAAAACCAGTGCTTTCCTACATTCCCTTGCTTTAGAAGACGCCTTAACGGGGATACATAATC contains these protein-coding regions:
- a CDS encoding GGDEF domain-containing protein encodes the protein MTIHTNSLLEARDTLHKWLSLVTGVIMIFFCFFNIVLLKQLSIGILEAVFGLLNLGIFYLAYQGKTKPWHKCLLLGSITITVLYPFYLADLRAGSIYWLLLLPPLYCLLVGAKRGLFCTILLSFPVLILLFIKSDSESYFSYRSVINFVLAYFLSYAICYLYETQYDKNSQRLQEMAFRDPLTGAKNRHSLKLFFDGFNKKPLDPFQQEEEETRLLIIDIDYFKSVNDEFGHDAGDAILIEMTELLQYHTDNQHVYRIGGEEFLIVLEQYCQKQAYNFAESIRQNIENTIFRTHQQNIKITVSIGIAQLIKGQSFREFLRVADKNLYSAKNQGRNLVHYGAMSVTEVI
- a CDS encoding GGDEF domain-containing protein, whose translation is MNAQRYPQTSVSPETLHKWLSALLCVLNSVYFLLNMLLVQKLGLGGIQLISAFFGGYCFFASLKGQYQPWHSYTLMTILSVNILASASIMELVAGAIFWSLALPIWYYSLFGLKKGICFSAVVMVSTATILFLRTDTSLFMPYRTVFNFTLAYLSIWLVCHLYEVQRQKTSAFLHSLALEDALTGIHNRHALKTDFSAIRKKFTRIHMLIIDIDHFKRINDTFGHDIGDAVLINLANVLKQSLNTSDIYRLGGEEFVVLFKEMEDIQAKEWAEKIRQAIEQEIFHSHKEEIKLTVSIGISALQPQQEFTDFLRAADEKLYQAKHEGRNKVCF
- the gshA gene encoding glutamate--cysteine ligase, coding for MTILSDALHALSVHCQQTATTSALTFHRGVEREALRVERSKGRISHKPHPKTLGSAMTHSAITTDYSESLMEFITGVHPSVEGVIKELEDIHNLVNHELYKQDECLWPASMPCYLANNEDVPIAYYGESNTGKLKRVYREGLSNRYGRIMQCIAGMHYNFSFDADFWSFLENHKGKNSLSAAEKQTFQSDSYFALIRNFRRSSWMLSLLFGASPAIDESFLPKKPDSLTELEKRTWFGPKATSLRMSDLGYQNKAQADLYVCYNEVETYISTIKKALRTPYQRYQDIGVKVDGQYRQLNNNLLQIENEYYSDIRPKRVTQSGEHPSAALQARGVEYIEVRIMDLDPSSSIGMQSSTLYFIDVFLLYCMLRGDEHLGSAECSQLRKMQQEIASHGRDLDMDFDFGQGPTKLRSKAESMLNELTQVADFLSDKTGNPAYQHAVATQKEKLNDETLLPSAQLLERCKAQQGFQNAMLALSKEQQAQWMACPLTEELTGTFMEKAERSLRDQEAIEAADEVDFDTFLAAYLTPQ
- a CDS encoding NYN domain-containing protein, whose translation is MTNVTILVDVQNVYYTTKHTFGRSFDYNLFWQQATEGRHLVKAIAYAIDRGDEKQRQFQNILRAIGFEVKLKPFIQRADGSAKGDWDVGIAIDGIEYGKDSDVLVLVSGDGDFDILAKTLSGKYQTQVEVYGVEALTAQSLIQASDVFIPIDNKLLLK